AAGCTTTCTTAAGACGTGTGTTGCGATTACCGGTATTTTAGGGCTAGCGCCGACCATGATTCCGGCTGTGGTGGAAGCTGCCGAAACGAAGCCTCTGCCGCCGGTGATCTGGCTCCA
This genomic window from Veillonellales bacterium contains:
- a CDS encoding twin-arginine translocation signal domain-containing protein, which encodes MEKRDTLWDVFQKKNLSRRSFLKTCVAITGILGLAPTMIPAVVEAAETKPLPPVIWL